One Triticum dicoccoides isolate Atlit2015 ecotype Zavitan chromosome 4B, WEW_v2.0, whole genome shotgun sequence genomic window carries:
- the LOC119291855 gene encoding NADH dehydrogenase [ubiquinone] 1 beta subcomplex subunit 7-like, whose translation MEEAAAAAGVQLGTSKPQIATQAEMAEARLPIPYRDQCAHLLIPLNKCRVAEFYLPWKCEPERHSYEKCQYELVMERMLQMQKIREAQAGAKVKGSVTIGVPLAPSTAKLA comes from the coding sequence atggaagaggcggcggcggcggccggcgtgcaGCTGGGCACCTCGAAGCCGCAGATCGCGACCCAGGCGGAGATGGCGGAGGCGCGCCTGCCGATCCCCTACCGCGACCAGTGCGCGCACCTCCTCATCCCGCTCAACAAGTGCCGCGTCGCCGAGTTCTACCTCCCCTGGAAGTGCGAGCCCGAGCGCCACTCCTACGAGAAGTGCCAGTACGAGCTCGTCATGGAGCGGATGCTCCAGATGCAGAAGATCCGCGAGGCGCAGGCGGGCGCCAAGGTCAAGGGCAGCGTCACCATCGGCGTGCCCCTCGCCCCCTCCACCGCCAAGCTCGCCTGA